One region of Halomicrobium sp. LC1Hm genomic DNA includes:
- a CDS encoding IS6 family transposase has product MQLADLLREMLNEDSQDVWENERTPTPVRRFGVRLHTAGLSIGETVAILELLGVDRSHGAVWNWVHTLSEAQSDPPTFTRANSRAAHQIASDLRTTEPSRVAVDEKQIEVDGEKKWLYAAIDTNSKLLLEIDVFSRRGTDPTAAFLHRLTEKHDLADTEFLVDASGYLTALARHELSGRLDYRTRNHIEKWFQTVTMRIDRFHAYWRGSQSSVRRWLQRFRHHYNHERPNQALDGRTPAQEVQN; this is encoded by the coding sequence ATGCAACTCGCAGACCTCCTCAGAGAAATGTTAAATGAGGACAGCCAAGACGTTTGGGAGAACGAGCGCACCCCGACACCCGTCCGGCGGTTTGGGGTACGTCTCCACACGGCGGGGCTGTCGATCGGGGAGACGGTCGCCATCTTAGAGTTGTTGGGTGTCGATCGTTCTCACGGCGCGGTCTGGAATTGGGTACATACACTGTCTGAGGCACAGAGCGATCCGCCGACGTTCACGAGAGCAAACTCTCGTGCAGCCCATCAGATCGCAAGCGATCTGAGGACGACGGAGCCGTCGCGGGTCGCGGTCGACGAGAAACAGATTGAGGTTGACGGTGAGAAAAAGTGGCTCTACGCCGCGATCGACACCAACTCAAAATTATTGCTCGAAATCGACGTGTTCAGCCGCCGCGGGACCGACCCCACGGCGGCGTTCCTGCATCGCCTCACCGAGAAACACGATCTCGCCGATACAGAGTTTCTCGTCGATGCTAGTGGCTATTTGACTGCCCTCGCACGTCACGAACTGAGCGGTCGGCTCGACTATCGAACACGGAACCACATCGAAAAATGGTTCCAGACCGTCACCATGCGAATCGACCGCTTCCATGCGTACTGGCGGGGCAGTCAATCCAGCGTCAGACGGTGGTTACAACGCTTCAGACATCACTACAACCACGAACGACCCAACCAAGCGCTCGACGGACGAACACCGGCTCAGGAGGTCCAGAACTAG
- a CDS encoding site-specific integrase — MYLNSKQDEYTEATLTGHKYRLEAFLQWCKEEEIENLNEISGRDLYEYRIWRREGQGEDREPVEQITLRGQLATLRTFLRFAAEVDAVPQDLRTKVPLPTLSGGSGVSDSTLEPERATGILDYLNQYYYASRQHVVMLLLWHTGCRVGGLRALDLDDCELEGDTPGLQFVHRPEKGTPLKNDTKGERWNSISQRVARIVSDYVEGQRDVVTDEYGRRPLITTTKGRAAISTLRNTLYRITRPCWRNEGCPHNRDIESCEATEPHKKSTCPSARSPHDVRSGRVTAYRRNDVPKQVVSDRLNASGQILDKHYDRRGEREKAEQRRDYLPDS; from the coding sequence ATGTACCTGAACAGCAAGCAAGACGAGTACACCGAAGCGACGCTGACGGGACACAAGTACCGTCTCGAAGCGTTCCTGCAGTGGTGCAAGGAGGAAGAGATCGAGAACCTCAACGAGATCTCCGGTCGCGACCTGTACGAGTATCGGATCTGGCGACGGGAGGGCCAGGGTGAGGACCGCGAGCCAGTCGAGCAGATCACCCTCCGTGGGCAGCTCGCGACGTTGCGGACGTTCCTGCGGTTCGCCGCCGAAGTCGATGCGGTCCCCCAGGACCTTCGGACGAAGGTTCCCCTCCCGACACTGAGCGGCGGGAGCGGGGTTTCCGACTCGACGCTCGAACCCGAGCGAGCGACGGGCATCCTCGACTACCTGAATCAGTACTACTACGCGAGCCGGCAGCACGTCGTCATGCTCCTGCTCTGGCACACCGGTTGTCGCGTCGGTGGGCTGCGCGCGCTCGACCTGGACGACTGCGAACTCGAAGGTGATACGCCCGGTCTCCAGTTCGTTCATCGACCGGAGAAGGGCACGCCGCTCAAGAATGACACCAAGGGCGAGCGCTGGAACTCGATCAGTCAGCGAGTCGCGCGGATCGTCAGTGATTACGTCGAAGGTCAGCGCGATGTCGTGACCGACGAGTACGGGCGACGGCCACTGATCACGACCACGAAGGGTCGCGCCGCGATCTCGACACTTCGGAACACGCTCTACCGGATCACGCGCCCCTGCTGGCGAAACGAAGGGTGTCCGCACAACCGCGACATCGAGAGCTGCGAGGCAACCGAGCCACACAAGAAGAGTACGTGCCCGTCGGCGCGGTCTCCCCACGACGTTCGGAGTGGTCGGGTGACTGCCTACCGTCGCAACGACGTGCCGAAACAGGTCGTCTCTGACCGACTGAACGCCAGCGGCCAGATTCTCGACAAGCACTACGACCGCCGTGGCGAGCGTGAGAAGGCCGAACAGCGCCGCGATTACCTTCCAGATTCCTGA
- a CDS encoding transcriptional regulator, with protein sequence MNEVDDSILEFFASQDESLVLSPALVWYNLHDQLELIDKSHETVARRMRKLSKRGLLEKVNDGKGYYALTQKGRDYLEGDLEADDLRLSDE encoded by the coding sequence ATGAACGAGGTTGACGACTCCATCTTGGAGTTTTTCGCTTCTCAGGACGAGAGTCTCGTCCTCTCACCGGCGTTGGTCTGGTACAATCTTCATGACCAGCTCGAACTCATCGACAAGAGTCACGAAACGGTAGCCCGCCGGATGCGGAAGCTATCGAAGCGTGGTCTGTTAGAGAAGGTCAACGACGGGAAAGGCTACTACGCGCTCACCCAGAAGGGGCGTGATTACCTTGAGGGGGATCTTGAAGCAGACGATCTTCGACTATCAGATGAATAA
- a CDS encoding metalloprotease family protein, which produces MNDQLNAPEGNTPYQRYSLPKWGLASVAVVLVIAGFQIVSILPIKFWTSNILHLLIAFGFTFTGSLFAHESLHYLTNSILGYEPVYLWPNKVYVPNVPISRQDIVLILLAPQLLSILYIALLLADLTPGLEIMFEVALIYNIAGGYSDLTWILRRLTWPRGTRVIVTKDQDTYVSFPEDYSQSQ; this is translated from the coding sequence ATGAATGACCAGCTAAATGCTCCAGAAGGAAATACTCCCTATCAACGGTATTCACTCCCAAAATGGGGATTGGCTTCCGTCGCAGTGGTTCTGGTAATTGCTGGATTCCAGATCGTCTCAATACTACCCATCAAATTTTGGACCAGCAATATTCTACACCTTCTGATTGCCTTTGGATTCACATTTACAGGGTCACTGTTCGCGCATGAATCACTCCATTATCTAACAAACTCAATACTGGGCTACGAACCGGTCTATCTATGGCCGAACAAGGTATACGTACCAAACGTTCCAATCAGTAGACAGGACATTGTGCTGATCCTTCTTGCCCCACAGCTACTATCGATTCTCTACATAGCTCTCCTGCTCGCAGATCTGACCCCTGGTTTGGAGATTATGTTTGAAGTGGCGCTTATTTATAATATCGCAGGAGGATACTCAGATCTTACATGGATTCTTCGAAGGTTGACTTGGCCGAGAGGGACCAGAGTGATTGTAACAAAGGACCAAGACACGTACGTTTCATTCCCAGAAGATTATTCGCAGTCTCAGTAA